CAGGTCGGGACTGTGTTCTTGGAAAGGGAATGATGGTTGAGGGGAGGAAACTGAAGACGTGTGAATTGATACTATGAGCAGCTCGTTCTAGAAATTGGTGCTGCCTCTTAATACCTGCATCTGTCTGTTCACACAGGACCTTGAAGATCTTGATGACGATGAGGAAGCGGAGGAGTTAGAATCAGAAGACGAAGAAGCCGATCATCTTAAAGATGAATTGTAAAATTAATTGCAGCCAAAAACACTACTTTTTTTGTACAACTCAAACAGTAAACATGGAATATTTAACATCAAGTTCTGAGTTGATAAACCAGGGAATATCCAAACAATTGTCAATGCACAACGTGCGATTGCTATCACTTAATTTATTAGGGATCTTCATCCTTAATTTTTGAAGCCACAAACTGATATCTACACTTGGGACTTTTTTTCTTGTTACTGATTCATGTAATGTACTTTTGTACAGGGTTTTTAAACTTGTTTGTATTAACATTACATTTGACTAGTGATGGAAGGTTGTCTCTCACTTAGTGTCTGTGTTGCCTAGAAAGTGATGAATGTTGAACTAGGGGCCACTGATTTTTGGGGCAGGGCAGGGGGAAGAAATATACAAGCCATTAAAATCCATCAACTGCAGTATTGTTAAAAGGATGTGGCTTCTAGTTTTACATTTCAGGGACACACTTCTGTTTCAAAGTGAACTTTTTGATGTTTGAATCTGGATCCAAGCTGATTAACATTTGTTTTTGctgaagggtggggtgggggggaaaccaTGCAACAGttgaagggtggggtgggggggaaaccaTGCAACAGTTGAAGGGTGGGTGACAAAGCTTCATATGTGAATTGTGCAATTCTTTTGAGCATTCCGAGCTGTTTAACCAGAGGCAAAAGATTTGGTGGTCAGGATAAAATTAAAGgaaaattaaactttttttttctccattctgTGACTTCTCCTTTCATTCTGTTTAGCTCATTTTAAGAAAAAAACTTCTTGATTGTATTAAGGCTTATTGATCTTAAAGATGTTGTGTTgggattgctggtcagccattttcaaattgaattatCTCCAGGAACTAGCTCCCTGCAGTCTTTATAGTGGAGCCTCTCAGCAAGTCTGACTCAATCAAGTTGATCATGACTGGGCTTTAAAATCCAGTGTACTGGATTTGTAGATCCATAAGCTGTGTTTCAGAATGACCTGTCCATAATGTCTCATCTCGACCTTGCTAGATCTTTCCTTTCTGGgctgccccatcctgttcagatCCACCTTTTCTATTTGGTGGATTTATTCAGGAGCAGCATAGTTCAAACCAGGTTGCTCCCTATGCACCAAGATTAATTGTACTTCACAGCAGCTTGCACAGTTATTTGGAAGTCAGTGAAACAATTACTTCCAACCCCTACAGATTCCACTTAATGAACTGGTCAAGGATTCTCTGCTCAGTTTGTACTGACCTGAGAATGGCATCTAAGTTAAGTTGGAATAAATTACCTAAATCTAAATCCTGACCTGGTTTGGACAGCAGTAAGGGTATGCTTATTTGACAGTACTTCAGTTGGGAATTGATCAGGGTTGATTGTTTGAGTAATGGGCGAGGATGTGATTGTCTAAGATCTGACTTCAGTGCATCATGGAAACCTGGTGGTATCAGACCATGTGAAGAACTGTTTTAGGGATACATGGTGACAGGACATCAACATCTGAAAGTTTAGTCTGCACCTGTTTAAGATTGCTTGCCTTGCCCAGTCCGCAGTGAAGATCCAATACCTCTGGCCTTGCCAGCATACAAGAACTTGTTTAATCATTACTCTTTCCATTTTGTATATGCTGGTCTGAGTTGCTTTTTCAACAAGGGGAAAGTCAGGAAAATGAGCCACAAGGGTGAAGTTTCTCATGTTTGACTGGGGAAATTTTGTTAACGTaacagttttttttctgttgCTGAAAGCAGCCATTCTGAAGCAAGCAATAGTTAACTATTTAAATGTTAGACCTTGGGGTGCTAAATCATCTAATTTCTGTTAGTCTATCTTCAGTGTACCTACCTGTATCTGATTCAGCTCCTTGACTCTAATGAACcttaggtcctagggagtgttgctgaacaaagagaccttggagtgcaggttcatagctccttgaaagtggagttgcaagtagataggatagtgaagaaggcgcttggtatgctttcctttattggtcagaatactgagtacaggagttgggaggtcatgttgcggctgtacaggacattggttaggccactgttggaatattgcatgcaattctggtctccttcctatcggaaagatgttgtgaaacttgaaagggttcagaaaaggtttacaaggatgtttccaaggttggaggatctgagctgcaaaGCTCATATGGagagcctgaacaggctggggctgttttccctggagcatcagaggctgaggggtgagcttatagaggtttacataatTGAGGGGcacgaataggataaataggcaaagtcttttccctggggttggggagtccagaactagagggcataggtttagggggagaggggaaagatataaaagagacctaaagggcaacattttcacacagagggtggtacgtgtatggaatgagttgccagaggatgtggaggctggtacaattacaacattttaagaggcatttggatgggtatatgaataggaagggtttggagggatgtgggctgggtgctggcaggtgggactagattgggttgggatatctggtgggcatggacgggttggaccgaaaggtctgtttccatgctgtacatctgactctatagCCTGTTTGATTTGCTTGTTGCTGGTTGGACCTGTTTATTACTTGATCCTAGGTGTCCttgaaggcagtggtgagctgctaCCTTGAGCACTAAGATAATCATCTAGTACCATCTTTGAAAAGGCCCAGTTGATCAATGTGATTGGATTGTGAGCCTGTACATGTCCCTGTGAAGTGAATACCAAAGGGCTTTGGGGCTTGCCCTCAGCTGCTGGCAAACTGACCTGATGGTGAACTCTTTCACAATCCTGAGCTCTCTTAAAATTCCCTTCTCAAAGCCTGGTTTGTGGTAATGTGAATCACATGAGCCTCTAATCCAGGTAAACATGCTGACTTAGCTGTTTtgatatttgattagattacttaggtggaaacaggcccttcagcccaccaagtccacaccaaccctctgaagagccacccacccagacccattcccctacatttatcccttcacctaacactacgggcaactttagcatggccagttcacctaacctgaacatttttgtgctgtctgaggaaattggagcacctgcaggaaacccacccagacactgggagaatgtgtaaactccacactgttgcctcaggtgggaattgaacctgggtctctggcactgtgaggcaacaatgctaaccactgtgccaccatgttgtTTTGACCTCCCAGCTTGCAATTggtgtttaaaatttaaatagaAGTGTAGCCATGTACAAAACCTGGAATTCTGTGCATCTTTCTGGAACTTGAGTAGCTGTAGATGGTCAGCCttgtcataagatcagaagtggagatgtctgcacaatgttcagcattataTTTGTGACTCTTATAtcgaagcagtccatattcaaatgaaaTAAACTGGGCAATGTCCAGGTTTGTGCTGATATAGCAAGTATTTGTCCCAGGCAATGACTGCCTCCAGTACAAAGCAACCTAGCCACCACCAATTTACACTTTAGTGCTGTTACCATCACCGAATTCCCCCACTGTCAAAATCTTGGGAGTTGCTGTTGCCTAGAAACTCAAATGGACTTACTATCACTACTGGCTACAAATAACAGGGCAGAGGCTAGAAACCCTGCAGCAAGTACCACAAGTGAGTGATGGAGTCCTCTCCTTGCCTAGAAGGGTACGTTTCCAACGACgcttgaagcttgacaccatccaggagacaGCAGCACATTAGGTTGTAAGTACAGAAAACTCCACTCCCTTCAACGCTTAGTAGAAGCAGTGTGTATTAGCTAGAAAAtacactgcagacattcacctggaattgatagcaccttccaaagccatcaCTTCCATCTGATGGAATAgcgcagcagatacatgggaacgctacctgcaagttcccctctaagccactcaccaccatgccttggaaatacatcacttcgTTTGTGcgcctgggtcaaaatcctgaaatttcccTCCCTAAGGCAATTATGGGTCAATTTTCAGCACAGGGAtgacagtggttcaagaatgtaGCTCACTGCtgccatctcaagggcaactagggacaagcaacaaatgctggacctGTGCTACCATTAACATTTGTAGACAAGGAAGAAGTATTGTGTTTTAACATCTGCTTTTTGAGGGAAACAACCTGAACTCACTCCTCGCCCAAATCTCTCCGGTTTGCTGCTAGCAAAATTCAGGGCATGTTACACAAATCCCACATTCCTCTATTTTACCCTTTGGGTATTTTAAAGAGTCTTTTAAACTGTTTCGTAATACCTGTTCTTTCTAGTAGCTACAAGTTTTTACTTCTAGTTATCCAGTTACTACCTACTTTCTTGCTTTTAGCCATGTTTTATAATTATACTTTTATCCaataaaactatttttaaaaagtacctcTGAAACTCCCCTTCCTAAAGCTGTTCCTGATTAAAGCATATGTTTTATCACTTAAACTGACCACAGAGCAATGGAATTGTTGCAATGAATTTTTGTAAGCTTAAAACCTCTTTTTTGCTTTGGTGTTATTGTTAATGATATATTGACATGAATATAGGACAGAATGGGCATCCTGGCCTTCATGCTTGAGCCATGTACTGCATGTTCGCAGTCATATGACATGTAGTTCCTTGTATTAGAATGTAAAAGTTCACTTCAGCAATTTAATcatgtgcattccagatcatgaATTCTTAAACTGCATTCAGGGGACAGCAGTCTAAATTTAACCTTGTCCATTAATGACCAGGAAGCTGCTAGGATGGGACAGAATTTGCAGCATAAAAGCAGGCCAGCCAGTCTGTGTTGTTAAAGCTTCAATTGATCTTTATCTAATCCCATCAATATCTTATTCCTGTTCTCACTTAGTGTATCCTTTAACGTGTCTGCAGACGATACCTTTCCTGTTCCCTTTTGGTTGTGATCTTCTCTGCAAGTGACAGCATTAATGTAAAGCCACAAGTAATGTGTTAACAATACAGTCAGTGAATTGGTTTGAAGTGGGCTTGTGAAACATGGCAGTTGACGTGTACCGCATAATCCCATAAAGCAGACAGACTTGTTTTTAATTAGGCAGGTGAGTTCTATACCTGCTTAGGAATCAGTATCTTTGGGTGAAAAGCTGGCAGTAAAATAACTGATTAGATCTGCAgcaggagcaagtgaggactgaaagtgctggagtcagtgttgtgctggaaaagcggagcaggagaggagagttgacgttttgggcataatcccttcaggATCTGGCACAGGCCATTCATTGGAAGGGAAAGGGTGCCCACAGTAATCAGGAAGGTGAGCTGGAAGTGGATTAAATCTGTGTTTTAGATTTCAAAGATTTAAAAATTCATATATTGTATGTTGAAGGTGCGATTACATGAAACCAGGAGAgagttgatttttatttttgaaaagacTGTGATATTCAAAGATGTTGGTGATGGTAAAGGGAGGAACATGCACATTCATGAGGAATGAGATGGAGCTGAATGAACCTAAATCCTGAGACCACGCTGGGTCAGGCATGTTTGGGAAGATGAGGTCATGTTCTAGATGTATACCTGCTTCAGAACAGTGGGGAGAATATAGCTGTGAGTAAGaggaatgttaaaaaaaaaaattacactttGAAACCGAGCAGGAGAGGTGACAGTTGGGACAATGATCTGTCCCAATCATTTACAGAACAGAAGGAGACCTTTCATCCAATCGAATCAATGCCAGCTCTCCATGGAGCAATCCAAAAATATTTTCTATTTACTGCATTATTCAAGCACTTTCTTCAATTTTTTCCAAAAATATGCCCTATTTAACTCAAAAcaagatactgcctgacctactgaatTTCAGCACTTCTTAAAGCAGATTGTGATTGATGATTCTCATGATGTTGGTTTGGGGTTAAATAATGGGGGAAATTCATAATGATGGCTGTGgattgtccaggccgaccagatatcctaacctaatctagtcccacttgccagcacccagcccatatccctccaaacccttcctattcatatacccatccaaatgccttttaaatgttgcaattgtaccagcctccaccacttcctctggcagctcattccatacacgtgccaacctctgcatgaaaaaagatgccccttaggtctcttttatatttttcccctctcaccctaaacctatgccctctagtttggatgCCTCCACCCCaaggagaagactttgtctatttatcctatccatgcccctcataattttataaacttctataaggtcacccctcagcctcctggggttcccgctccagggaaaacagccccagcctattcaacatttccctatatctcaaatcctctaaccctggcaacatccttgtaaaccttttctgaaccctttcaagtttcacaacatcctcctgataggaaggagaccaaacctgcgcacactattccaaaagtggctgaaccaatgtcctgcacagccacaacatgacctcccaactcctgtactcaatactttgaccaataaaggaaagcataccaaactcctccttcactatcctatctacctgcaacaccactttcaaggagctatgaacctgcactccaaggtctctttgttcagcaactcttcctggacttatacacttaatgataaagtcctgctctgatttgcttttccaaaatgcagcaccttgcatttatctaaattaaacttcatctgccactcctcaactcattggcccatctgatcaaaatcccattgtagtctgaggtaaccttctttgctgtccactatacctctgattttggtgtaatctgcaaacttactaaatatctcctatgttcacatccaactcatttatataaatgaagaaaagtagtggacccagcaccgatccttgtggcactccgctggtcacaggcctccagtctgaaaagcaatccccccaccaccaccctctgtctgtcagcaagaggcccagcaactagctttccacagagttctaaggtacacctgatcaggtcccaggaatttatccacttttatgcattctaAGACACGTAGTACATCTTCATCtccaatatggacatttttcaatatgtcaccatctatttccccacattccttacctcccatgtccttctatttccatccagaaggataagggcagcagatacatgggaccaccaccttctgcaagtttccctccaacccactcaccaacctgatttggaaatattttaCAGCAATTGGGAGTGAcagaagagtggaccagggtgttccAGAGGCAATACTTTGTAGAGGAGGTTTTGGCCATCCTGCTCCCATGATTGCATCTGGAATAATAAGGAATTCATCCCCTACCCACCCACCACAAACCCGTCCATGTCATGTGCACATTCTCTGTAACTGAATGAAAGTCCCAGCTCTCATTCTCCCTCGCCCGAACTTGATAAACAGGGACAATTTGTCCCCCTGAACACAGCAAAAACCATGACTATAAACAGCCGAGTTGCAAAACTGTGTAATCTCCCTCGGGATAGCAGCTGAGCTGTGGGGATGTTGCAACTTGTGCTTGGTGAGATGATAAGTTTAACTGGAGGAGGATGCCCAAGGTGAGGCTGGGGTGGGATCTTGTTTCGGGAAGGATCATGCACCTTCTGATCCACCCCCTCCCGGCTCTGCGACAGGCAAGAGGATCAGCTCCATAACATGCAACTTGCAACAGGTGCTGAGTACGTCAGGCACATGTGAGAGAGGGTGTAGGTCCGCCCTCTGTCCTCCCTCAGTGAGTCAGCTCTCTGTCCCCAGAAATAGAGCAAGCTGCTGTATAAAGCTGGGAGCTGTCACTGACAGGGGGATGGCTTACTGAGCAGCAGCAGTGCAGCTCACCACTCAACAGAGGGAGAAAGGACAGGCGCTTATTCTGTCTTTAAACGCTCAGTGGTGGTCCGAGGCTTTGCTATGAAATACTACACAGCAGTTTCCAGGTGTGCGGTGCCAACTAGCAGACTGAAGCCAGTCCGCACAGTCCACTTCCCCAATGACATAGTCTTCCTGGATCACATCCGCCAGGGTGATCTACAACAAGTCGGGCGCTTCATCAGAGCAAGCAAGGTGAAGCTGGACACCTTATACCTGACCGGTGAGTACAGCAGTGCTCAGTGACTGGAGGACCTTATACCCGACCGGTGAGTACAGCAGTGCTCAGTGACTGTAGGACCTTATACCTGATCGGTGAGCACAGCGGGGCTCAGTGACTGTAGGTCCTTATACCTTACCGGTGAGTACAGCAGGGCTCAGATACTGTAGGTCCTTATACCTGACCGGTCAGTACAGCAGGGCTCAGTGACTGTAGGTCCTTATACCTTACCGGTGAGTACAGCAGGGCTCAGATACTGTAGGTCCTTATACCTGACCGATCAGTACAACGGGGCTCAGTGACAGCAGGTCCTTATACCTTACCGGTGAGTACAGCAGGGCTGAGTGATAGCAGGACCTTATACCTGACCGGTGAGTACAGCAGGGCTCAGTGACTGAAGGGCCTTATACCTTACCGGTGAGTATAGCAGGGCTCAGTGACTGAAGGGCCTTATACCTTACCGGTGAGTACAGCAGGGCTCAGTGACTGGCGGACCTTATACCTGACCGGTCAGTACAGCAGGGCTCTGTGACTGGAGGTCCTTATACCTGACCGGTCAATACAGCAGGGCTCAGTGACTattggaaggctgttgtgaaacttgcaaaggttcagaaaagatttacaaggatgttgccagggttggaggatttaagctatagggagaagttgaacaggctggggctgttttccctggagcgacggagaggggtgaccttatagaggtttacaaaattaagaggggcatggagagggtgaataaccaaggtcatTTCCCAGGcagggggaatccagaactagaggaaataggtttagggtgagaggggaaagatttaaaacggatctaggGGGCattgttttcacgcagagggtgtatggaatgagctgccagagaaagtggtggaggctggtacattacagcatttaaaaggcatctggctgggcatatgaataggaagggtttggagggatataggccaaatactggcaaatgggaaagattaatttaggatatctggccagcatggatgagttggagcaaagggactgtttccatgctgtaaatctctatgtcTCCATGCCTACCCTTCTCCcccacagggagagaggggatggggaagTAGCTGCTGGGGAGTAAATTCCCACCAGCACCACTCATTGTTGGCAAATAGGGAGATTTACAAAGAAAATTCAGTGGCATCTGTTTGGATTAAAACCATCAAATGTTTTTGTGCATCTGTCCCAATAAATACATCTTTATTTAAAGGGCTGTCGAAATGACATGGATGAAATACTCTGATTCATCCTGCACTTTTCTATGGCATAGGCAaactctcatcagagagagagacaactggtagtggtttagcctgagggtcCTCAAGTGAGGAGAGAAGTGGGGtctttcatagtaacctcaggtggtgcgggaattgaacccatgcttttgGTCCACATTGCAACCAAAGGGCTAGCCCCTGTTACTCTCTCATTATTACATGCTCACACTTTCTCTGCCATACCTACATTACTGTCACAGTGTTACACACCGCCCCTATCGCAGTTACCCAGTTTTTGGTTCCAGATTTCCAGGAGTACCAAGAGCTTCTATATTAAATGCTGAATTGTATATGGCCGGGGGGAGCAATTTACAGACAGAGTTGTGGGATTTTCCTAGCCCATAGATTGACTCTAGTATTTAAGGCTGAGGGGTGGTGAATCTGATTGGGATGTACAAACctctgaggggcatagataggggcaACAGAGAAACTTTACCCAttagtagaggggtcaataaccaggggGCACAGCTTAAGATCAGgagcaggaagtttagagggtATTTGAGGAAAGTTATTTTCACTCCGATATCTGGAACCCACTGCCTGAAAGGTTGGTAGAGACAGGAATCCTCAAGGCATTTATAGTAAATTAGttgaacacttgaaatgccatagtaTATcaaaccaagtgctggaaaattggattaaAATGGATGGATGCTCGATGACCAGTGTGCACCCaacgggctgaagggtctctaAAAAGTCTGATTCAATTACTGTAGCTGCTCTGCAAGTAATGAAACCTTCTGGCGGGGGCAATATTATCTGTCTGGTGTGCTCTGGCTGCTTCCAGAATGAAATGTGAACTGTACAGATTGCAATGCATTCTAAATTAATTCGCTGTCAGATTTACTTCTGTGAAATTAAAGAATTGCTCTGACAGTGGGTTTTGGAAGCTCTTTTCTTAATTAAATGGTTGGTTTGTATTTTAATTTTAGGAATGGCAGCGTTACACGAGGCAGTCCTGTCCGGAAATTTGGAATGTGTGAAACTGCTGATCAAATATGGGGCTGATGTTGAGCTGAAGGACGAGAATGGATGGACTGCACTCCACATGTGCTGCAGTGACGGGCACTTGGAAATAGCAAAgtaagaaacacacacacatacagacagacagacaggcagacagatgcacccacacccacacacagatagactgacacacaaacacacacacaggcatacacacacagatacacatgcacacacgcacacacacacagacaggcatacacacacacattttacaTCAATAGAACATTCTGTGAAGAGGATTAAAAACTAAATGTTTAATTACAACATATCTGAGGTGCTTAAGTGACCTGATCAGGTACACATTAGAAAACCACTCCTATCCCTTAGAGAATCTAGAACACAATGTCACCATCTCAGAATAGATGTTTGATTGTTTAGAACTGAGGGAGAAGACATCTCTTCAGTGAGAAGGGAGTGAATCTCTGGTATTCTCTAGGTCAGAAGATTGTGGAAGCTCAGTTGTTGACTGTATTCAAGGGAGGGTTTCATAAGAATTTTACATTCTTAGGGTATTGAGGAATGCAGAGATTGGGAAGGAATGTTTTGGAAATGAAAGATCAGCcctttttgttttattaattcaGGTATTATGGACATCACTGACAAGATCAGCATTCCTTGCTCATCCCTTAATTCCCCTATTGCCCTTGAAATGAATCAGTGTTTAAGCCCCAATTATTCACAATGCTTTGTGGACCAATTGTAATCATTCCAAATGTACAGCTGAAACAAAATGCGATGGGAATGAGTTGTAAAGAAAATGCAGAGGTTTCAGAGTGACTTAGACAGGCTGAGTGAATGGGCAAcagcatggcagatggaatataatgtggataagtgagGGCTTATCCACATTGGCAGGAGGAACAAAGGAGCAGAATGGTTCTTAAACTGAGAGAGCTTAGACTGTGCGGATGCCCAAGGGAGCTGTGTCATTGTTCCTAAATTGCTGATGATTAGCATGCAGGCAGGGGCTCTCTTGTGTTGAGTGGTAATGTCCCAACCCCTGGactgagggacctgggttcaagtcccacctgttccagaggtgtggaaCAACTTCTCTGAACAGGCTAATTAGGAAAAATaaccttatataaaaaaaaacaaaaatgagcACGCAAATAGAGCAAACAATTTGGAAAGCAAACGTTAGCTTTTATTTCAagaatttgagtacagaagcaaagaaatCTTGGTCCAATTGTTTGAAACACTGCTTAGATTAAACTTTGAGTTTAGTGCACAGTTCTGGCCTCTTTGTTTAAGGAAGGgtatacaccacacagagagtACAGCAAAGGTTCacgagactgattcctgggaggagagatgaggagaatggaCTTGTATCCTTTGCATTTATAAGGTTGGATGTCAAGGTCTCAGAAAAATTACAAAACTCTCGAAGGGATGGACAGAGTAAACACACAAAGGCTATTTCCCCAGGGTGTGGGGTCTAGAAACAGGGAGgacagtttcaaaataaaagggaactcgtttaagattgagataaggaggaacgTTTTTACTCAGAGTGGTGGCAGTTTGGAATTTTGTACCTCAGACACCAGTGGAAGCTTGGCTGAGAAGAACATTCAACACAGTGTTTGACATATTTCTATTTATTAATGACATTAAACGATACGGGGATGGAGCAGGAACATGGTGTACAGGTTCATATTCAGCCATGATCTGgaatggcagagaaagttaaAGGGGTTGAATAGCCTACTGCTGCTCATATTGTCATTTTGTTGGCCGTGGGAGATTCTTGTGTGTAAATTGACTGTCATATATCCTACATTACT
Above is a window of Hemiscyllium ocellatum isolate sHemOce1 chromosome 25, sHemOce1.pat.X.cur, whole genome shotgun sequence DNA encoding:
- the ppp1r27b gene encoding protein phosphatase 1 regulatory subunit 27b encodes the protein MKYYTAVSRCAVPTSRLKPVRTVHFPNDIVFLDHIRQGDLQQVGRFIRASKVKLDTLYLTGMAALHEAVLSGNLECVKLLIKYGADVELKDENGWTALHMCCSDGHLEIAKYLMSQGARVDVANDDGELPKDLIDPDDVKLRALFELRDG